The window TTGTCTGTAAAGGAGGAATTTTCGTGAGTGAGTCACAAAATATTGGTAAAATAGTACAGGTTATTGGACCTGTAGTTGATTTAGAATTTCCAGAAGGAAATTTACCTGAAATATATAATGCGATAAGAATTGACAATGAAGAAAATGATATTCATCTAACTATGGAAACTATGAAGCAGTTAGGTGATAATAGGGTAAGAACAGTTGCTATGGATTCTACTGATGGACTTGTTCGTGGTATGGAAGCTGTTAATACCGGGCAGCCTATTAGTGTTCCTGTAGGAGAAGGTGTTCTTGGTAGGATATTTAATGTGTTAGGTGAAACAATTGATGAACAGGGTGAAGTTGATGCAGAAACTTATAACCCTATTCACCGGGAACCACCTACCTATGAAGAACAGGAAACATCTGATGAAATTTTTGAAACAGGTATTAAAGTTGTTGACCTGCTGGCACCATATACTAAAGGTGGTAAAGTAGGACTTTTTGGTGGTGCTGGTGTTGGTAAAACAGTACTTATTCAGGAACTAATTAATAACATAGCTATTGAACATGGTGGTTTTTCTGTGTTCGGTGGTGTTGGGGAACGTACTAGAGAAGGAAATGACCTTTATCGAGAATTTCAGGAAGCAGATATTTTAGATAAAGTTGCTATGGTTTTTGGTCAGATGAATGAGCCACCTGGAGCTAGAATGAGAGTTGGTTTATCTGCTCTAACAATGGCAGAGTACTTTAGAGATGAAAGTGGAAGAGATGTACTTTTATTTATTGATAATATTTTCCGCTTCATTCAGGCCGGTCAGGAGGTTTCTGCTCTTTTAGGTAGAATGCCTTCAGCTGTTGGTTATCAGCCAACTCTAGCTGGTGATGTAGGAGCTTTACAGGAAAGAATTACTTCTACTAAAAAAGGTTCAATCACATCTGTTCAGGCCGTATATGTTCCTGCAGATGACCTAACTGACCCTGCTCCAGCAACTACTTTTGCTCACTTAGATTCAACAACTGTTTTATCTAGAGATATTGCTGAAAAAGGTATTTATCCTGCTATTGATCCACTTGATTCTACATCTAATATTCTTGATCCAAGAATTGTTGGAGAAGAACATTATCAGGTAGCAAGACAGATTCAGGAGACCTTACAGCGTTATCAGGATCTCCAGGATATTATTGCTATTCTTGGTATGGATGAATTATCTGAAGAAGATAAAGTTGTTGTAAATAGAGCACGTAGAATAGAAAGATTTTTATCACAGCCATTCTTTGTAGCTGAACAGTTTACTGGTGTTGAAGGTAGATATGTATCTATTGAAGATACTATAAAAGGATTTAGAGAAATTCTTGAAGGTAAACATGATGACCTGCCAGAAGAGGCTTTTTATATGGTAGGTACTATTGAAGAAGCAAAAGAAAAAGCAGAAAGGCTTGAGGCAGGTGAATAATTAATGTCTACAATAAAGTTAGATATTGTTACTCCTGAAAGAGTGGTTTATAGTGAAGAAATAGAAATGTTAGTAGCTACAGCCATAGATGGAGATATTGGAATTCTACCTGGACATACTCCACTGGTAACCGGCTTAGTTCCCTGTGTTTTAAAAATTGATAAAGGGGGAGAAAAAATTCATATATCTGTTAGTGATGGATTTATGGATGTAAAACCGGAAGAAATTAATGTAGTGGTAAGAACAGCTGAATTCCCTGAAGAAATAGATATTGAGCGTGCAGAAGAAGCAAAAGAAAGAGCTAAAAAGAGACTTGAAAAAGAAGATGACAGGACAAATAAAGCTAAAGCTAATTCAGCACTGGAGAGAGCTTTGGCCCGTATTAATGCAGCAGAAAGAAAAAGAAAATAAAGTTTCTTATTGGCCCCCAATAAGGGGGCTTTTCTGTGTATTAATAGGTCAAAAGAAGTAGAAATTATTTTTTACCTTACAAGTGAGTAAATATTTGATATAATAAGAGAAGTAAGGGGGGAAATAGCTAATGAAGAATGATGAAGAAAAAAGTGATTTGGAAAAAGCTGCCTTTCATGGAGCACATGGAACTCCTGAATTAAAAAAAGATGAGAAAAATCGCTTTTTAGGAGAATTTGCCGAAAGAGTAATTTGTTATTTAAATTATCAACAATTAATTGAACCTGGAATTTATCCAGAAGTTATTGCTGCTATAAAAAGTACTGAAGCAAAAAAGCTTGTTATATCAAGGGAAGTTGAGTTGAATCAGGCTCAGGATTATATTAAAATAGCCAGAGATAATGGTTTAAAATTTAAAAGAGTTGATTCACCTGAAC is drawn from Halanaerobiales bacterium and contains these coding sequences:
- the atpD gene encoding F0F1 ATP synthase subunit beta → MSESQNIGKIVQVIGPVVDLEFPEGNLPEIYNAIRIDNEENDIHLTMETMKQLGDNRVRTVAMDSTDGLVRGMEAVNTGQPISVPVGEGVLGRIFNVLGETIDEQGEVDAETYNPIHREPPTYEEQETSDEIFETGIKVVDLLAPYTKGGKVGLFGGAGVGKTVLIQELINNIAIEHGGFSVFGGVGERTREGNDLYREFQEADILDKVAMVFGQMNEPPGARMRVGLSALTMAEYFRDESGRDVLLFIDNIFRFIQAGQEVSALLGRMPSAVGYQPTLAGDVGALQERITSTKKGSITSVQAVYVPADDLTDPAPATTFAHLDSTTVLSRDIAEKGIYPAIDPLDSTSNILDPRIVGEEHYQVARQIQETLQRYQDLQDIIAILGMDELSEEDKVVVNRARRIERFLSQPFFVAEQFTGVEGRYVSIEDTIKGFREILEGKHDDLPEEAFYMVGTIEEAKEKAERLEAGE
- a CDS encoding F0F1 ATP synthase subunit epsilon, translating into MSTIKLDIVTPERVVYSEEIEMLVATAIDGDIGILPGHTPLVTGLVPCVLKIDKGGEKIHISVSDGFMDVKPEEINVVVRTAEFPEEIDIERAEEAKERAKKRLEKEDDRTNKAKANSALERALARINAAERKRK
- a CDS encoding YueI family protein, with the translated sequence MKNDEEKSDLEKAAFHGAHGTPELKKDEKNRFLGEFAERVICYLNYQQLIEPGIYPEVIAAIKSTEAKKLVISREVELNQAQDYIKIARDNGLKFKRVDSPEHKGEISLIVASDGAVNVEEKSIMDRSKKLKKKGIPDNIIDGVGKKLCPDCWKLLKEKAEEELINYKKMTWIEKLTGDKCINCDKD